A single region of the Dehalococcoides mccartyi genome encodes:
- a CDS encoding DNA-directed RNA polymerase subunit beta, giving the protein MVSMLPKADAATGVIRKSYAQLPEVVNVPNLIEMQLQSFVWFQEEGLRELIEEISPIKDFVGNRLELEFIGYEFREPRLSEYECTQRDQTYSVPLYVKARLIVKTTGEIKEPFDLFFGDIPLMTALGTFITSGTERVVVSQLLRSPGVYFTISDDPATGRPLCHTNLIPSRGAWLEFETSNRDVISVKIDGRRKIPVSTLLRAIGYSDDLDILNLFEVIDNDPERHYIQSSIDRDPLIKDEISALIDIYSRLRPGDPPNADNARKLINEMFFDPQHYDLGKVGRYKVNRRLELPAREVGENRALTREDIVAIIQRIIMVNNGQDTPDDIDHLGNRRIRTVGELVQNQFRIGLVRLERVARERMSIVNLEMVTPSALVNIRPVVSAVKEFFGGSQLSQFMDQTNPLAEITNKRRLSAMGPGGLSRERAGFDVRDVHYSHYGRICPIETPEGPNIGLIGSLATYSRINRYGFVETPYRKVYSKLKNSDKKLVGLKLKTEVSEKGKVLAAAGTIITEDSFKLISKLPECDIQVMPFVSAEVKYMPADEEDRYIIAQANTRLDDKGYFLDERIEARLAERYVIEPPEKIDYMDVSPKQIFSVAASLIPFLEHDDANRALMGANMQRQAVPLLRAEAPMVATGMEREAARYSGQVIFAKRAGVATSVTSEKIIIRTADGGHDEYLLKKFVRTNQGTCINQHAVINKGQKIEAGQVLADSSATENGELALGQNCVVAFMSWQGFNYEDAIILSERLVREDAFTSIHITKHELEARDTKLGVEEITRDIPNVGEESLRELDEDGIIRIGAEVGPDDILVGKITPKGETELSAEEKLLRAIFGEKAREVKDTSLRMPHGEWGKVINVRVFSRDSGDDLPARVNKWVQVWVAQKRKVSVGDKLAGRHGNKGVISIIAPVEDMPYLPDGTPVDVVLNPIGVPSRMNLGQILETHLGWAGHLLGFRVATPVFDGADDTAIEDALARSWLSTKAGAIDMSPENKRPSADNAKAIEWIKQQGFDGKKIFDEKHPGLAKEVSLKLWLKDMGVDASALSGAELEKRAYEVSSQNRLPSPIVGKSVLRDGRTGETFDQPVTVGNMYILKLIHLVEDKVHARATGPYSLISQQPLGGKAQFGGQRFGEMEVWAMYAYGTAHNLQEMLTIKSDDIAGRAKAYESIVKGEDVLQPGVPESFKVLVKELQSLGLAVEVINEEVKIAPSEKVASLNEGNQPGSDDISAEILPETLYAGTEDIEDSMMSVIDADDQDLAMSSNDEEVSENDERS; this is encoded by the coding sequence ATGGTATCTATGTTACCTAAGGCCGACGCCGCCACTGGTGTAATCCGCAAATCTTATGCCCAATTACCCGAGGTTGTCAATGTACCTAACCTGATAGAGATGCAGCTGCAGTCTTTTGTCTGGTTTCAGGAGGAGGGTCTCCGTGAACTGATTGAGGAGATTTCTCCAATCAAAGACTTTGTGGGAAACAGGCTGGAACTGGAATTCATCGGCTATGAATTCAGAGAGCCCCGTTTATCCGAGTACGAATGCACCCAGCGTGACCAGACCTACTCTGTGCCCCTATATGTAAAAGCCAGGCTGATAGTAAAAACTACCGGTGAAATCAAAGAACCCTTTGATTTGTTCTTCGGGGATATCCCACTTATGACCGCTTTGGGTACATTTATTACCAGCGGTACGGAGCGGGTAGTTGTCAGCCAGCTATTGCGTTCACCGGGTGTTTACTTTACCATTTCAGATGACCCGGCCACCGGCCGCCCTCTCTGCCATACTAACCTTATTCCCAGCAGGGGTGCCTGGCTGGAGTTTGAAACCTCCAACCGGGATGTTATTTCAGTAAAAATTGACGGGCGCCGCAAGATTCCCGTCAGTACCCTTCTGAGGGCCATAGGTTATTCTGACGATTTGGATATTTTAAACCTGTTTGAGGTTATTGATAATGACCCCGAACGCCATTATATCCAGTCCAGCATTGACCGTGATCCGCTTATAAAGGATGAAATAAGTGCCCTTATTGATATTTACAGCCGTTTGCGCCCCGGTGATCCGCCCAATGCGGACAACGCCCGCAAACTTATTAACGAAATGTTCTTTGACCCCCAGCACTATGATCTGGGTAAGGTAGGCCGTTACAAGGTTAACCGCCGTCTGGAATTGCCGGCCCGTGAGGTTGGTGAAAACCGTGCCCTTACCCGTGAGGACATAGTAGCCATTATCCAGCGGATTATCATGGTCAATAACGGACAGGATACTCCGGATGATATTGACCATTTGGGCAACCGCAGAATCCGCACTGTGGGTGAACTTGTTCAGAACCAGTTCCGCATAGGTCTGGTACGTTTGGAGAGAGTTGCCCGTGAGAGAATGAGCATTGTCAATCTGGAAATGGTTACTCCCAGTGCCTTGGTTAATATCCGCCCGGTGGTTTCAGCTGTTAAAGAGTTTTTTGGTGGTTCACAGCTTTCCCAGTTTATGGACCAGACTAACCCTCTGGCTGAAATAACCAACAAACGCCGTCTGTCCGCCATGGGGCCCGGCGGTCTTTCCCGCGAAAGAGCCGGCTTTGACGTTCGTGACGTTCATTACTCTCATTACGGGCGTATCTGCCCCATTGAGACGCCTGAAGGCCCGAATATTGGTCTTATCGGTTCTCTGGCTACTTATAGCCGGATTAACCGCTACGGCTTTGTGGAAACTCCCTACCGCAAGGTTTATTCCAAACTGAAAAATAGTGATAAAAAACTGGTTGGTCTTAAACTGAAGACCGAAGTCAGTGAAAAAGGCAAGGTTCTTGCGGCTGCCGGTACTATCATTACCGAAGACAGCTTTAAGCTCATTTCAAAGCTGCCTGAGTGTGATATTCAGGTTATGCCGTTTGTATCTGCCGAAGTCAAATATATGCCTGCAGACGAAGAAGACCGCTATATTATCGCCCAGGCTAATACCCGTTTGGATGATAAAGGTTATTTCCTTGATGAAAGGATTGAAGCCCGTCTGGCTGAACGCTATGTAATAGAGCCCCCCGAAAAGATTGATTACATGGATGTTTCACCCAAACAGATTTTCAGCGTAGCGGCTTCGCTTATTCCGTTCCTTGAGCATGACGATGCCAACCGCGCCCTTATGGGTGCCAACATGCAACGCCAGGCTGTGCCTCTGCTTCGGGCAGAAGCCCCCATGGTAGCAACCGGTATGGAACGCGAAGCAGCCAGATACTCCGGTCAGGTTATTTTTGCCAAGCGCGCCGGTGTAGCTACTTCGGTTACCAGCGAGAAAATAATAATCCGCACCGCTGACGGCGGACATGATGAATATCTGCTCAAGAAATTTGTCCGCACCAATCAGGGTACATGTATAAATCAGCATGCCGTTATAAATAAAGGACAGAAGATAGAGGCCGGGCAGGTACTGGCTGATAGCTCTGCTACCGAAAACGGCGAACTGGCTCTGGGTCAAAATTGTGTTGTGGCCTTTATGAGCTGGCAGGGTTTTAACTATGAAGATGCTATTATCCTCAGCGAACGTCTGGTAAGGGAAGACGCCTTTACCTCTATTCATATTACCAAGCATGAGCTTGAGGCCCGTGATACCAAACTGGGTGTTGAAGAAATCACCCGTGATATTCCCAACGTAGGTGAAGAAAGCCTGCGCGAACTGGATGAAGACGGTATTATCCGCATAGGGGCTGAAGTTGGCCCGGATGATATTCTGGTGGGTAAGATCACCCCCAAGGGTGAAACCGAGCTTTCAGCAGAAGAAAAACTCCTTCGGGCCATTTTCGGCGAGAAAGCCCGCGAAGTTAAGGACACTTCACTCCGTATGCCTCATGGTGAATGGGGTAAGGTTATAAATGTAAGGGTCTTCTCCCGTGACAGCGGTGACGACCTGCCTGCCAGAGTGAACAAATGGGTGCAGGTTTGGGTTGCCCAGAAACGCAAGGTTTCAGTGGGTGACAAACTGGCTGGCCGCCATGGCAACAAGGGTGTTATCTCTATAATTGCCCCGGTAGAGGATATGCCTTATCTGCCTGATGGCACCCCGGTAGATGTGGTTTTGAATCCCATCGGCGTACCTTCACGCATGAATCTGGGACAGATTCTGGAAACCCATCTGGGTTGGGCAGGACATCTGCTGGGCTTCAGAGTGGCTACCCCCGTATTTGACGGGGCGGATGATACCGCTATTGAAGACGCTTTAGCCCGCTCCTGGCTTTCAACCAAGGCTGGTGCAATAGACATGAGCCCTGAAAACAAACGCCCCAGCGCAGATAATGCCAAGGCTATAGAGTGGATAAAACAGCAGGGCTTTGACGGCAAGAAGATATTTGATGAAAAACACCCTGGTCTGGCCAAGGAGGTCAGCCTTAAGCTTTGGCTTAAGGATATGGGGGTAGATGCTTCTGCTTTAAGCGGGGCTGAACTGGAAAAGAGAGCTTACGAAGTAAGCAGCCAAAACCGCCTGCCTTCGCCTATTGTGGGTAAATCAGTACTGCGTGACGGCCGCACCGGCGAAACCTTCGACCAGCCGGTAACCGTAGGCAATATGTACATCCTTAAACTTATCCACTTAGTGGAAGACAAGGTACATGCCCGTGCAACCGGTCCGTATTCACTTATCAGCCAGCAGCCTCTTGGCGGTAAAGCCCAGTTCGGCGGCCAGCGCTTTGGTGAAATGGAAGTTTGGGCCATGTACGCGTATGGTACAGCTCATAACCTTCAGGAGATGCTGACTATCAAGTCAGACGATATTGCCGGGCGAGCCAAGGCTTATGAATCTATTGTAAAGGGGGAGGATGTACTCCAGCCCGGTGTACCCGAATCCTTCAAGGTGCTTGTAAAGGAACTGCAGAGTCTGGGTTTGGCAGTTGAAGTGATAAATGAAGAAGTTAAAATTGCTCCATCCGAGAAAGTAGCCTCTCTGAATGAAGGAAACCAGCCGGGGAGTGATGATATTTCTGCTGAAATACTTCCTGAAACCCTGTATGCAGGCACAGAGGATATAGAAGACTCCATGATGTCGGTAATTGATGCTGACGATCAAGATTTGGCAATGTCATCAAATGATGAAGAGGTATCCGAAAACGATGAACGAAGTTAA